The Penaeus monodon isolate SGIC_2016 chromosome 13, NSTDA_Pmon_1, whole genome shotgun sequence genome contains a region encoding:
- the LOC119580382 gene encoding centromere protein F-like — MSWFGSASEWKQGLTSSALSKVEELENQVDRMKRERTQKQNQVDTLQQALDKQKRVNEDSGKEKQRLEKEIEQLARSCEGLQEQLQKGQHDHITSNIALHLPRQTGGGLTESSGHSNEEFETLKRKIEELECENRDLQYRRAERESGVGLNISSSSSSSGNAEEEKDFWSGFGEQNKRGQSSVSKTPMKKAIETSDENPFKAPYITPHKKGSGLAMSDGNPFKTPRKQLSMSSLPLPSQSNAAGDEYTKQLEKMVDQYKKDLEDLRASSSSSTVDTTKFQTEITTLKTALDKANSENNGLEKTIASLSEQVASFKSNKDELNEKLQKVENQLRTVRSEMDCQRHNSEATRKNLEEKAKERERELNSDITRMQADMGGLERQVKDLQTKLQQQETHARNNENALKASLDKATSQVAALEKDRNAAVSRSNQLETEVEKLKQNLDDTNKTVVQLRQEKDMISSQVSNLKLKLTASESSLEKTSHKLEAAEQQVESQKLALEQLQSEKDKAKKDAENNISRLTQEVNEQQALNKTLKTERDEAQATIKTTKEACDNKLAGINAMEAEVEEMKKKVAETNAAMEAVKSETTNTVETTKAEAATEIKKIKEEAENMVQKAKAEAEKDVNKAKEEAGETVNKCRQETAESIAQKEKETQLQLDQMKKQVSEAEAKVKAAEEARKEAQEKEEKARGEKLAAELSAWEIEGTIDSFKNEAAQAQQKADVLNVQMESLQQEKATLEKHHDDLVKSKDDTIQTLTSTLQDKEKIIEGLESSVRDLKKSLEEAATEREKITLEAEDASREQAEKLGVLTKSLEEMQKALEKEQKEVQDLSSRLEAEEKERSAVLKKLEEAGVAAEEQKEKVLALEEKQQELEAELCDTAERKDQLQSKLEDMEKLHEEKIAEFQATIEENRQALEGKDEEVSSLKAQLEKVEKEKSELKEESENFRQEKEEEMLRLQEALSLAEEHSSTLKGHVEILQSQVTQLSVGFETKVESLVQEKVQLSQQQQELMNNLEELTKEKDSKVEQIEKAEEDIEQLKDALQGKVEELQNLSSTLENQTQNINRLEEEMQKTSAHVKDLEATKEALEKKAKEAVDRCEAIIETLKKKEEEINTKQAENQALQEQLESAGEKVEGANARIEKLEEEAIISSQKMSQLEMDLENTVDEAEYKVEAVQSQLSQMKEESEATSSQLATLSQELEQKLNEMESLKNNIEEITREKEATLTSLHEYQSLLDAERARYNEKVQEVEKVAKSLREAEEQAAALREAKAAYEKEVESQQTSMNCLKEAVSQLEVQKEEWKSELDTLQTSLSTLREEKAVLAAEIEQMNTTNSSLRDQLENMQLSQESVESVKQELSSSLEAKSHECMELQAAQQQLEEKLQKEASCAEAAITNLNEEIAKLKSEIQTNESDMENLAKKLDEALEERQTLSLQSVEQRELLENAMRSLETTKKNYIDRVMYEEKCNESESWREQVQKLEQECTKNNVNMNELQEQLIAEQQESARQTAIAKQAESHVQEIRQALDKRIAELEALLSSTQADLAGQCDSQATLAKEVLYLEENLRQMTNRWEVERKRAETIQSDYENYRDVIVMMQQQRDHTTSDELMKKENSDLIRRLNSVEASNQKLHSQVQNLRLKEQQLKAQLKDASEEKVKTSDRSQEQLQTTEEELKKAEQTILELQEQLNITTEEFEELRCNRTSDNNREAEERENEMAALKDQIACLQSSLAAKEEELSHMSQEMTKLRSLQRDLPLTSESPRKENTLVDIAALQTELNLARGQLTVSQDELNGLKGEVQESQDQLKQAVFDLRKSQEQNKLYQDMAQELEDKVNQLEAEMKSACESKERMKEELEHLRTSSAAETFADSQTDTISSLNEVIARLQEEHNNLKEKYSTLQEELQEVAHSKNRLQELENSHKKSEELAFLNEELSSKNDELTTKNDLLISRNEELAGTIEDLSTQINELVCRNDVLTSDNETLTKKEQEMLLQLDDLMMEKQDLDTQGMTLSQRLEEAVSGNKELIARNTELVLQNESLLSENQELKGSLQERNQSQEDAEELLKLRENFEKLQNENEMLEKKYDELKKLHEDSTKEREEINNDRKSLTDTMRNLEDAVNQHQTECQEYIKQIEKMEEENNRLSEQLQGASTERDELASKMQELVAKLETAVAEKEKCLKEYEELQSEKDSVVLEKEQVLSEKEQLQSKYEVIMKEKDDLASEKDSLHQENEKLSQEKEQILSDRALLEGKSKEIEEEKETLQSQIDSFVSQKEQEQSQVESLKLENEKIVIEKQKLATLAEQSSMDIEELTVELKQVTSVKETLLLENEELRNKNEEQQKEKEQLSTDVKLLRSEKEEWATGKEHLMKEKEQLKQDCEKLQSREESLSKEKTDMMSELEAATSRLVDAEAEVAASKQDIASQKETIARMQCNLAELKQQLKDQQETGDILKQDLSKKEEDAASLNKEIAKLQEEVQSANEELQVAKDNLTNKLSETTSLMVDKASLQVEVSQLKDKAVSVEKLEKAVAAKEAKIEELGALVKESRTDLDSLRAKFSLVQNIGRKKESELTECMKHVEELEKEVQQLKEKVRETDADATLCRKDLEETKQEVEHWQKRFNEKNGEAEQQASQQIEVLKKMHDLEEANDNMKSKVKLLQAQIKKMKAEQSQDKAQDLPKSVLKSGKSSPQLASPMQSTQRSEALESPEVIGSSQTQEPRLSDAPQVKSRAVTRMASTMKIPAANKSQQQAGVRTRRSLVQMVDENALPEVLQAKAASSGLSQTQGRKSLVANEDEMKRALKRVCASTSTSQEKRKRKSTVIPESPEAVIEGLPSKVKQGLNDLPSGAESPGVMRRSTTLVKKYDCNDKPQVGGPLKSLSTNSPIRPSERRTTRASIGLRGKPPQPAARSDECKTQ; from the exons ATGAGTTGGTTTGGGTCAGCCTCGGAGTGGAAGCAAGGCCTGACCTCCTCGGCCCTAAGCAAGGTCGAGGAGCTGGAGAATCAG GTGGATCGAATGAAGCGTGAAAGGACACAGAAACAGAACCAGGTTGACACACTCCAGCAAGCGCTTGACAAACAGAAAAGAGTG AACGAGGACAGTGGCAAGGAGAAGCAGCGTCTGGAGAAGGAGATCGAGCAGCTGGCCAGGAGCTGCGAGGGCCTCCAGGAGCAGCTGCAGAAGGGCCAGCACGACCACATCACCTCCAACATCGCCCTTCATCTCCCCAGGCAGACCGGCGGGGGGTTGACGGAGTCCTCTGGCCATTCAA atGAGGAATTTGAAACCctgaaaaggaaaattgaagaGCTGGAGTGTGAAAACAGGGATTTACAATACAGAAGGGCTGAGCGTGAAAGTGGAGTG GGTCTcaacatctcctcctcctcctcctcctctgggaATGCTGAAGAGGAGAAGGACTTCTGGAGTGGCTTTGGGGAACAGAACAAGCGCGGCCAGTCGTCGGTCAGCAAGACCCCCATGAAGAAGGCCATCGAGACGAGTGATGAGAACCCCTTCAAGGCTCCCTACATCACACCGCACAAGAAAGGCTCCG GCCTTGCAATGAGTGATGGCAACCCATTCAAAACGCCCCGCAAACAGCTGTCAATGTCGTCGCTACCTTTGCCGTCACAGTCCAACGCTGCTGGTGATGAGTACACCAAGCAGCTGGAGAAGATGGTCGATCAGTACAAAAAGGATCTAGAAG ATCTCCGTGCTAGCTCTTCCTCCAGCACAGTCGACACCACAAAGTTTCAGACAGAGATCACAACTCTAAAAACTGCCCTCGACAAAGCCAATTCTGAGAATAACGGTCTTGAGAAGACGATTGCAAGCCTAAGTGAACAAGTGGCATCATTCAAATCAAATAAGGATGAATTGAATGAAAAG CTTCAGAAAGTAGAAAACCAGCTGCGCACAGTCAGGAGTGAGATGGACTGCCAGAGGCACAACAGCGAAGCGACGCGCAAAAACCTCgaagagaaagccaaagaaagggagagagagttgaacTCCGACATCACACGCATGCAGGCTGATATGGGGGGTTTAG AGCGGCAAGTAAAGGACCTGCAGACCAAGCTACAGCAACAGGAGACCCATGctcgtaataatgaaaatgcccTGAAAGCCTCCCTCGACAAAGCCACTTCACAG GTTGCAGCCCTGGAGAAGGACCGTAATGCAGCAGTCAGCCGCAGCAACCAACTGGAGACTGAGGTGGAGAAACTGAAGCAAAATCTGGACGACACAAACAAAACTGTCGTCCAGCTAAGGCAGGAAAAGGATATGATTTCCTCCCAA GTATCCAACCTCAAGCTAAAGCTGACTGCCTCAGAATCCTCTCTTGAAAAGACCTCACATAAATTAGAGGCAGCAGAGCAGCAGGTGGAAAGCCAGAAGCTGGCCTTGGAGCAGCTGCAGTCGGAGAAGGACAAG GCCAAGAAGGATGCTGAAAACAACATCAGCAGACTGACCCAGGAAGTAAACGAACAGCAGGCATTGAACAAGACGCTGAAGACCGAGAGGGACGAAGCTCAGGCTACCATCAAGACCACAAAAGAAGCCTGTGACAATAAGCTGGCAG GTATCAATGCTATGGAGGCCGAggtggaagaaatgaagaagaaggttGCCGAGACAAATGCAGCGATGGAAGCTGTGAAATCAGAAACAACTAATACAGTAGAGACTACCAAGGCGGAGGCAGCAACCGagatcaagaaaataaaagaggaagcagagaataTG GTGCAGAAAGCCAAGGCAGAAGCAGAAAAAGATGTTAACAAGGCAAAGGAAGAGGCAGGTGAAACTGTCAACAAGTGCAGACAAGAAACAGCTGAGAGCATTgcccagaaagagaaagaaactcaACTGCAGCTGGATCAGATGAAGAAGCAG GTTAGTGAAGCTGAGGCGAAGGTGAAAGCAGCTGAGGAAGCCAGGAAGGAAGcccaggaaaaggaagaaaaggcaagAGGAGAGAAGTTGGCAGCAGAGTTGTCTGCTTGGGAGATTGAAGGAACTATAGACTCCTTCAAGAACGAGGCTGCGCAGGCACAGCAGAAGGCTGATGTTCTTAATGTTCAG atggAGAGTCTGCAGCAAGAGAAGGCCACTCTGGAGAAGCACCATGATGATCTGGTGAAGAGCAAGGACGACACAATCCAGACGCTGACGTCCACGTTGCAGGACAAGGAAAAGATCATTGAGGGTCTGGAGAGCAGTGTCAGGGATCTCAAAAAGTCCTTGGAGGAGGCAGccacagagagggagaagatcaCACTGGAAGCAGAAGATGCAAGCAGGGAACAGGCAGAGAAGTTGGGTGTCTTGACAAAGTCCCTTGAAGAAATGCAAAAAGCCCTGGAAAAGGAGCAGAAGGAAGTTCAGGATCTCTCATCTCGTTTGGAAGCCGAGGAAAAAGAGAGGTCTGCAGTGCTGAAGAAACTTGAGGAGGCAGGAGTTGCAGCAGAGGAGCAGAAGGAAAAGGTGCTGGCCTTGGAGGAAAAGCAGCAGGAACTGGAGGCTGAGCTCTGTGATACAGCAGAACGGAAGGATCAACTGCAGAGCAAGTTAGAGGATATGGAGAAACTTCATGAGGAGAAGATTGCAGAATTCCAAGCTACTATTGAGGAAAATAGGCAGGCATTggaagggaaagatgaagaggTTTCAAGCCTGAAGGCTCAGCTTGAAAaggtagaaaaggaaaagagtgaactgaaggaggagagtgagaacttcagacaggagaaggaagaagagatgttGCGCCTCCAGGAGGCCCTGAGCCTGGCTGAGGAGCACAGCAGCACTCTGAAGGGTCATGTAGAGATCCTTCAGTCCCAGGTCACCCAGCTCAGTGTTGGCTTTGAGACCAAAGTGGAGAGTTTGGTGCAGGAGAAGGTGCAGCTGTCACAACAGCAGCAGGAGTTGATGAACAACCTAGAGGAATTGACAAAGGAAAAGGATAGTAAGGTAGAACAGATTGAAAAAGCAGAAGAGGACATTGAGCAACTAAAGGATGCTCTCCAGGGCAAGGTTGAAGAACTTCAAAACCTCAGTAGCACTTTGGAGaaccaaacccaaaacattaACAGATTGGAAGAGGAGATGCAGAAGACCAGTGCTCATGTAAAGGACTTGGAAGCAACAAAGGAGGCACTGGAGAAGAAGGCAAAGGAGGCTGTGGACAGATGTGAGGCCATCATTGAGACcctgaagaagaaggaagaggaaatcaaCACAAAGCAGGCAGAGAATCAGGCATTGCAAGAGCAGCTGGAGAGTGCCGGTGAGAAAGTAGAGGGGGCAAATGCTCGTATAGAAAAGCTGGAAGAGGAAGCAATTATAAGTTCTCAGAAGATGAGTCAGTTGGAGATGGACCTTGAAAATACTGTTGATGAGGCAGAATATAAGGTTGAGGCTGTGCAGAGCCAGCTGTCACAGATGAAGGAAGAAAGCGAGGCTACCTCATCCCAACTTGCCACACTGAGCCAGGAACTTGAGCAGAAACTGAATGAGATGGAGTCCCTGAAGAATAATATTGAAGAGATCACAAGAGAGAAGGAGGCCACCCTCACCTCTCTCCATGAGTATCAAAGCCTCTTGGATGCTGAGAGGGCAAGATATAATGAAAAGGTGCAAGAAGTTGAAAAAGTTGCAAAGAGCCTTCGTGAGGCTGAGGAGCAAGCAGCAGCACTGAGAGAAGCTAAGGCAGCCTATGAGAAGGAGGTGGAATCCCAGCAGACCTCCATGAATTGCCTAAAGGAGGCTGTCTCCCAGTTGGAGGTccagaaggaagaatggaagtcAGAACTGGACACCCTCCAGACTTCCCTGTCCACGCTCAGGGAGGAGAAGGCAGTGCTGGCAGCAGAAATTGAGCAGATGAATACTACCAATAGTAGCTTAAG gGACCAGTTGGAGAACATGCAACTGAGCCAAGAAAGTGTTGAATCTGTCAAGCAGGAACTGAGTTCATCCCTGGAGGCCAAAAGTCACGAATGCATGGAACTTCAAGCAGCACAACAGCAACTGGAGGAAAAGTTGCAGAAGGAAGCCTCTTGTGCGGAAGCAGCCATCACTAACCTGAATGAGGAAATTGCAAAGTTAAAGAGTGAAATACAAACCAATGAAAGTGATATGGAAAACTTGGCCAAGAAACTGGATGAAGC GCTGGAGGAACGTCAGACCCTCTCATTGCAGAGCGTTGAACAACGAGAGTTATTAGAGAATGCAATGAGGAGTCTGGAAACCACCAAGAAGAATTACATTGATAGAGTAATGTATGAAGAAAAGTGCAATGAGAGTGAAAGTTGGAGAGAACAAGTGCAGAAGCTGGAGCAGGAATGCACTAAG AACAATGTTAACATGAATGAACTGCAAGAGCAGCTGATTGCTGAGCAACAAGAGTCAGCCAGGCAGACTGCAATCGCCAAGCAAGCAGAGTCCCATGTCCAGGAAATTCGCCAGGCCCTTGACAAGCGGATAGCAGAATTGGAGGCACTGCTTTCATCTACCCAAGCAGACCTTGCAGGCCAGTGTGATTCTCAAGCCACTCTGGCAAAGGAAGTCCTTTATCTGGAGGAGAATTTGAGACAA ATGACGAACAGGtgggaagtggagagaaagagagcagaaacCATCCAGAGTGACTATGAGAATTACAGGGATGTGATTGTCATGATGCAACAGCAACGAGATCATACAACCTCAGATGAACTTATGAAG AAGGAGAACTCGGATCTCATCAGACGTTTAAATTCTGTGGAAGCCAGCAACCAGAAACTTCACTCTCAGGTGCAGAATCTGAGGCTAAAGGAGCAGCAGCTGAAAGCACAGCTGAAGGATGCCAGTGAAGAGAAGGTAAAGACAAGTGATCGTTCTCAGGAACAACTCCAGACAACTGAGGAAGAGCTGAAGAAGGCTGAGCAGACGATACTGGAGCTCCAGGAGCAACTCAACATAACAACGGAAGAGTTTGAGGAGTTAAGATGCAACAGAACAAGCGACAACAAcagggaggcagaggagagggagaatgaaatggCTGCCCTCAAAGACCAGATTGCTTGCTTGCAGAGTAGCCTTGCTGCCAAAGAGGAGGAACTATCACACATGAGCCAAGAGATGACAAAATTGAGAAGTTTACAG AGAGACCTCCCATTGACCAGTGAGTCACCTAGGAAGGAAAACACCCTGGTAGACATAGCAGCTCTGCAGACGGAGTTGAACCTTGCCAGAGGACAACTCACA GTCTCTCAAGATGAGCTAAATGGCCTGAAGGGCGAAGTGCAAGAGTCACAGGATCAGCTCAAGCAGGCAGTGTTTGACCTCAGGAAGAGTCAGGAGCAAAATAAGCTGTACCAGGACATGGCTCAGGAACTGGAAGACAAG GTGAATCAGCTAGAAGCTGAAATGAAGTCAGCCTGTGAGAGCAAGGAGCGTATGAAAGAAGAACTGGAGCACCTGCGCACTTCTTCAGCAGCTGAGACATTTGCAGACTCACAAACAGATACCATTTCTTCTTTGAATGAAGTGATTGCTAG ACTGCAAGAGGAGCATAATAACCTGAAGGAAAAATACAGCACCCTGCAAGAAGAACTTCAAGAGGTAGCACACAGTAAGAACAGATTACAGGAACTTGAAAACAGCCATAAAAAGAGTGAAGAGCTAGCCTTCCTAAACGAGGAACTCAGCTCCAAAAATGATGAGCTGACCACCAAGAACGACCTTCTCATCAGCCGCAATGAAGAACTGGCTGGCACTATCGAGGACCTAAGCACCCAAATCAATGAGTTGGTCTGCCGCAACGATGTTCTCACCTCGGACAATGAGACCCTGACCAAGAAGGAGCAAGAAATGCTGTTGCAGCTAGATGACCTCATGATGGAGAAACAGGACCTGGATACTCAGGGTATGACCTTGTCACAGCGGCTGGAGGAAGCTGTCTCCGGAAACAAAGAGTTGATTGCTCGTAACACTGAACTGGTGTTGCAGAACGAGTCACTGCTCTCGGAGAACCAGGAACTCAAGGGTTCATTGCAAGAGAGGAACCAGAGTCAAGAGGATGCAGAGGAACTCCTGAAGCTAAGAGAAAACTTTGAAAAACTccagaatgagaatgaaatgctGGAAAAGAAATATGATGAGCTTAAAAAGTTACATGAGGATAgtacaaaagaaagagaggaaatcaaTAATGATAGGAAGTCCTTGACAGACACAATGAGGAACTTGGAAGATGCAGTAAATCAGCATCAGACAGAGTGTCAAGAATATATCAAGCAAattgaaaaaatggaagaggaaaataacaGGCTTTCTGAACAACTACAAGGTGCTTCAACTGAGAGAGATGAACTTGCCAGCAAAATGCAGGAGCTGGTTGCAAAGCTGGAGACAGCTGtggcagaaaaagaaaagtgcTTAAAGGAGTATGAAGAACTGCAGTCGGAGAAGGATTCAGTTGTTCTTGAAAAAGAGCAAGTGCTTTCTGAAAAGGAACAGCTTCAGTCTAAATATGAAGTTATTATGAAGGAAAAAGACGACTTGGCATCTGAGAAAGACAGTTTGCATCAAGAAAATGAAAAGTTGTCTCAAGAGAAGGAGCAGATATTATCAGACAGAGCATTGCTAGAAGGAAAGAGTAAGGAaattgaggaggaaaaggaaacccTGCAGAGTCAGATTGACTCCTTCGTTTCACAGAAGGAACAGGAACAGTCACAAGTTGAGAGTCTGAAGTTAGAGAATGAAAAGATAGTAATTGAAAAGCAAAAGTTGGCTACCTTAGCTGAACAGAGTAGCATGGACATTGAAGAACTTACTGTAGAGCTCAAGCAAGTGACATCGGTCAAGGAAACACTGTTATTGGAGAATGAGGAACTGAGGAACAAGAATGaagaacaacagaaagaaaaggagcaGTTGAGCACAGATGTAAAATTACTGAGatcagagaaagaggaatgggcaACAGGGAAGGAACATCTCATGAAAGAGAAGGAGCAACTAAAGCAGGATTGTGAAAAGCTTCAGTCACGTGAAGAAAGCTTGTCAAAGGAGAAGACTGATATGATGTCGGAACTAGAGGCTGCAACATCTCGCCTTGTTGATGCGGAAGCAGAGGTTGCAGCATCCAAGCAAGATATTGCATCCCAAAAGGAGACCATTGCAAGAATGCAGTGCAACCTGGCTGAACTGAAGCAACAGTTGAAGGATCAGCAAGAGACAGGAGACATTCTGAAGCAAGACTTGagcaagaaggaggaagatgctGCCTCACTTAACAAGGAAATTGCTAAACTGCAAGAGGAAGTGCAAAGTGCAAATGAGGAGCTCCAGGTTGCCAAGGATAACCTCACTAACAAGCTGTCAGAG ACAACAAGCCTGATGGTGGATAAAGCAAGCCTACAGGTAGAGGTGTCACAGCTCAAGGACAAAGCTGTGTCTGTTGAGAAGTTAGAGAAAGCTGTGGCAGCAAAAGAAGCAAAG ATTGAAGAGTTGGGGGCTCTGGTCAAGGAATCCCGCACAGACCTTGACTCACTCCGCGCCAAGTTCTCCCTCGTCCAGAACATTGGCAGGAAGAAGGAGAGTGAACTGACGGAGTGCATGAAGCATGTAGAGGAACTGGAAAAGGAAGTGCAGCAGCTGAAGGAAAAG GTCAGAGAAACAGACGCAGATGCAACACTGTGCCGTAAGGACTTGGAGGAGACCAAGCAGGAGGTGGAACACTGGCAGAAACGATTTAATGAGAAGAATGGCGAAGCAGAACAACAGGCAAGCCAGCAGATTGAG GTGCTGAAGAAAATGCACGACTTGGAAGAAGCTAATGACAACATGAAATCGAAGGTTAAGCTTCTGCAAGCACAGATCAAAAAGATGAAAGCAGAACAAAGCCAAGATAAGGCGCAAGACCTGCCAAAGTCTGTTTTGAAGTCTGGTAAGTCATCCCCCCAGCTGGCCAGTCCCATGCAGAGCACCCAAAGATCTGAGGCACTGGAGAGTCCTGAAGTCATAGGAAGTTCGCAGACCCAGGAACCGAGATTGTCAGATGCACCCCAAGTGAAATCACGAGCAGTGACGCGCATGGCATCAACCATGAAGATCCCTGCTGCTAACAAGAGCCAGCAGCAGGCTGGAGTGAGGACCCGCCGTTCACTCGTTCAGATGGTCGATGAAAATGCACTTCCAGAGGTGCTTCAGGCGAAAGCAGCTTCCTCGGGTCTCTCACAGACTCAGGGAAGGAAGTCCTTGGTTGcaaatgaagatgaaatgaaacgTGCCTTGAAGCGAGTTTGTGCTTCAACCTCCACAAGCCAGGAGAAACGCAAGCGCAAATCCACTGTCATCCCAGAGTCCCCTGAGGCTGTCATTGAAGGCCTTCCTTCAAAAGTAAAACAAG GTCTGAATGACCTTCCCTCCGGTGCAGAGAGCCCAGGTGTGATGAGAAGGTCAACTACTCTGGTCAAGAAGTACGATTGTAATGACAAGCCACAG GTTGGTGGCCCCCTTAAATCTCTGAGCACAAACAGCCCGATCAGACCCAGTGAGAGACGCACGACCCGTGCCAGTATCGGCTTACGGGGGAAACCTCCTCAGCCTGCCGCCAGGTCCGACGAATGCAAGACACAGTAG